A genomic segment from Candidatus Binataceae bacterium encodes:
- a CDS encoding ABC transporter permease, protein MRRINAMELVGAAMVLSLVTAALFAPHLAPYDPTRAVAPTYGDPGAPSPAFPLGTDELGRDVLSRIIWGARVSLTVAVAAMAITMTIGVAIGLAAGFFGGAADFALMRFTDVMLTLPALLLAMAFVAVLHPSLLNVLLVIGLVSWTQVARVVRAEALSMTQRDFVTAARALGGSPARLIAHHVLPNLIPIIVVMAVLGTSGTLLLDAGLSFLSLGVPPPTPSWGRMIEEALIYFRTAPWLIAFPGLAIFYAVLAFNLLG, encoded by the coding sequence ATGCGGCGGATCAACGCGATGGAGCTGGTGGGCGCGGCGATGGTGCTGAGCCTGGTGACGGCCGCGCTGTTCGCGCCGCACCTTGCTCCTTACGACCCGACGCGCGCGGTCGCGCCGACCTACGGTGACCCCGGCGCGCCGTCGCCCGCGTTTCCGCTCGGCACCGACGAGTTGGGACGCGACGTGCTCTCGCGAATCATCTGGGGTGCGCGGGTCTCGCTGACCGTGGCGGTCGCCGCGATGGCAATCACGATGACGATCGGAGTGGCGATCGGGCTTGCCGCGGGCTTCTTCGGCGGCGCGGCCGATTTCGCGCTGATGCGCTTCACCGACGTGATGCTGACGCTGCCTGCGCTGTTGCTCGCGATGGCTTTCGTCGCCGTGCTCCATCCGAGCCTGCTAAACGTGCTGCTGGTGATCGGCCTTGTCTCGTGGACGCAAGTCGCGCGTGTCGTGCGGGCCGAGGCGCTTTCGATGACGCAGCGCGACTTCGTGACCGCGGCGCGCGCGCTCGGCGGCTCGCCGGCGCGGCTCATCGCGCATCATGTGCTGCCCAACCTGATCCCGATAATCGTCGTGATGGCGGTGCTCGGAACCTCGGGCACGCTGCTGCTGGACGCGGGCCTCAGCTTTTTGAGCCTCGGGGTGCCGCCGCCGACGCCGAGCTGGGGTCGCATGATCGAAGAGGCGCTAATCTATTTTCGCACCGCGCCGTGGCTGATCGCATTTCCAGGGCTGGCGATCTTTTACGCGGTGCTGGCGTTCAACCTGCTCGGCTA